A genomic stretch from Bradyrhizobium sp. 195 includes:
- a CDS encoding histidine kinase, with protein MWQNLSLRGRINLLLALLLALGLAVNIGRQVAEAGPRVQAEDQSVIRLAREFIEMIVADLNEAPDPDARLNQIARDLSRLRHVSITLRDAGGNPQTPPRLDTDADTRGPPAWFVSLVHPEQTAVSVPVSIQGRPGSLLITSHPDDEIAEIWDGIVTQLEVGSAIALALFLVMMNVVGRALAPLQSLADVMAELEAGRYQARVAPGGAPELAAICTKLNHLAATLGEAVEDKRRLAERAVSLQDIERKEIARELHDEFGPYLFSLRAHASALAKQADGRVPSADAVRKHGSAMLEQINALQQFNRRVLERLRPVGLAELGLRQALESLSRLWRESHPDVAIETVISPSLGVTGETADLTIYRIVQEALTNVFRHAGATSVNVVIEPVEQMAHDGRGCARVRVSDNGRGMEPGQKLGFGLVGMRERILALGGTLNVVSDAGGLTVEALVPTAAA; from the coding sequence ATGTGGCAAAACCTATCCTTGCGCGGGCGCATCAACCTGTTGCTGGCGCTGCTGCTGGCCCTGGGGCTCGCCGTCAATATCGGCCGCCAGGTGGCGGAGGCAGGTCCCCGCGTGCAGGCCGAGGACCAGAGCGTGATCCGGCTCGCGCGCGAGTTCATCGAGATGATCGTGGCCGATCTCAACGAGGCGCCCGATCCGGATGCCAGGCTGAACCAGATCGCGCGCGACCTCAGCCGTCTGCGCCATGTCAGCATCACGCTCCGGGATGCCGGCGGCAATCCGCAGACGCCGCCCCGGCTTGACACTGACGCCGACACGCGCGGGCCGCCGGCCTGGTTCGTCAGCCTGGTTCATCCCGAGCAAACCGCGGTGAGTGTGCCGGTTTCGATCCAGGGCAGGCCCGGCTCGCTCCTGATCACCTCACATCCCGATGACGAGATCGCGGAGATCTGGGACGGCATCGTGACCCAGCTCGAGGTCGGCTCGGCGATCGCGCTGGCGCTGTTTCTGGTGATGATGAATGTGGTCGGCCGGGCCCTTGCGCCGCTGCAGTCCCTTGCGGATGTGATGGCCGAGCTCGAAGCTGGGCGCTATCAGGCCCGCGTCGCGCCGGGCGGCGCGCCCGAGCTCGCCGCGATCTGCACCAAGCTCAACCACCTTGCGGCAACGCTGGGCGAGGCGGTCGAGGACAAGCGCCGCCTCGCCGAGCGAGCAGTGTCCCTCCAGGACATCGAGCGCAAGGAGATCGCGCGCGAGCTCCATGACGAGTTCGGGCCGTATCTGTTCTCGCTGCGCGCGCATGCCAGCGCGCTCGCCAAGCAGGCGGACGGACGCGTTCCCAGCGCCGACGCAGTGCGAAAACATGGCAGTGCCATGCTGGAGCAGATCAACGCGCTGCAGCAGTTCAATCGCCGCGTGCTGGAACGCCTCCGCCCCGTCGGTCTCGCCGAACTCGGCCTGCGGCAGGCGCTCGAATCGCTGTCGCGGCTGTGGCGGGAGTCGCATCCCGATGTCGCGATCGAGACCGTGATCTCGCCCTCGCTTGGGGTCACCGGCGAGACCGCCGATCTAACCATCTACCGCATCGTGCAGGAGGCGCTCACCAACGTGTTCCGCCACGCCGGGGCGACCTCGGTCAATGTCGTCATCGAGCCGGTGGAGCAGATGGCGCACGACGGCCGAGGCTGCGCCCGGGTGCGGGTCAGCGACAACGGCCGCGGCATGGAGCCGGGCCAGAAGCTCGGCTTCGGCCTGGTCGGCATGCGTGAGCGGATTCTGGCGCTGGGTGGCACGCTCAACGTCGTCTCCGATGCCGGCGGCTTGACCGTGGAAGCGCTGGTTCCGACGGCGGCTGCCTGA
- a CDS encoding response regulator — protein sequence MRILIVDDHPIVASGCRAVLADEGEIEILEAADAEDGECVFIVERPDLCIIDINLPTVSGFELARRILERAPEARIIMFSMNDDPAFAARAIECGAKGYVSKTGDPDDLVEAIRAVGGGGTYLPSAIARSIAFAGPALAQSPLSKLNAREMEILRLLSAGKSLSEIAWLVQSSYKTVANTSSIMRQKLGVKTSVELVRLAIDSGVA from the coding sequence ATGCGCATTCTGATCGTCGACGATCATCCCATTGTCGCCTCCGGCTGCCGCGCCGTGCTGGCCGACGAGGGCGAGATCGAGATTTTGGAGGCCGCCGACGCCGAAGACGGCGAGTGCGTCTTCATTGTCGAACGCCCCGACCTCTGCATCATCGACATCAACTTGCCGACCGTCTCCGGATTCGAGCTCGCGCGCCGCATCCTCGAGCGCGCGCCCGAGGCCCGCATCATCATGTTCAGCATGAACGACGACCCGGCCTTTGCCGCGCGCGCGATTGAATGCGGCGCCAAGGGCTACGTCTCCAAGACCGGCGATCCCGACGACCTCGTCGAGGCGATCCGCGCCGTCGGCGGCGGCGGCACGTACCTGCCGAGCGCGATCGCGCGCAGCATCGCCTTTGCGGGACCTGCGCTGGCGCAAAGCCCGCTGTCGAAGCTGAACGCGCGCGAGATGGAGATCCTGCGGCTGCTCAGCGCCGGGAAGAGCCTGTCAGAGATCGCCTGGCTGGTGCAATCGTCCTACAAGACGGTCGCCAACACTTCGTCCATCATGCGCCAGAAGCTCGGAGTGAAGACCTCGGTCGAGCTGGTGCGGCTGGCGATCGACAGCGGTGTCGCCTGA
- the fghA gene encoding S-formylglutathione hydrolase yields MTIQTDSTNKSYGGVQGVYRHASQATGTDMVFSVYVPPHADGAKLPVVWYLSGLTCTHANVTEKGEFRKACAELGLIFVAPDTSPRGPDVPGDANNAYDFGLGAGFYVDATQEPFARNYRMWSYVTDELPKLIAGNFPVDAKRQSVMGHSMGGHGALTVALRNPHRYRAASAFAPIVAPSLVPWGTKALTGYLGPNKDAWRGHDTVALIEDGAKFSGFLVDVGEADNFLKEQLKPELLEAACTKASIPLTLRRQAGYDHSYYFISTFMGDHLHWHAERLKG; encoded by the coding sequence ATGACGATTCAGACTGACTCGACGAACAAATCCTACGGCGGCGTGCAGGGTGTCTATCGCCATGCGAGCCAGGCGACCGGAACCGACATGGTGTTCTCTGTCTATGTTCCCCCGCATGCCGACGGCGCCAAGCTGCCCGTGGTCTGGTACCTCTCCGGGCTTACCTGCACGCATGCCAACGTCACCGAGAAGGGCGAATTCCGCAAAGCCTGCGCCGAGCTCGGCCTGATCTTCGTCGCACCCGACACCTCACCGCGCGGGCCCGACGTGCCGGGCGATGCCAACAACGCCTACGATTTTGGCCTCGGCGCCGGCTTCTATGTCGATGCGACGCAAGAGCCGTTCGCGCGCAATTATCGGATGTGGAGCTATGTGACCGACGAGCTGCCGAAGCTGATCGCGGGAAATTTTCCCGTCGATGCCAAGCGTCAATCGGTGATGGGCCATTCCATGGGCGGTCACGGCGCGCTCACGGTGGCGCTGCGCAATCCGCACCGCTATCGCGCCGCGAGCGCATTCGCGCCGATCGTGGCGCCCTCGCTCGTGCCCTGGGGCACCAAGGCGCTGACCGGCTATCTCGGACCGAACAAGGACGCCTGGCGCGGCCACGACACCGTGGCGCTGATCGAGGATGGCGCGAAGTTTTCCGGCTTTCTGGTCGATGTCGGTGAGGCCGACAATTTCCTGAAGGAGCAGCTCAAGCCGGAGCTGCTCGAAGCCGCCTGCACCAAGGCGAGCATCCCGCTGACGCTGCGACGTCAGGCGGGTTACGATCACAGCTATTACTTCATCTCGACCTTCATGGGCGACCATCTGCACTGGCATGCAGAGAGATTGAAGGGGTGA